The following nucleotide sequence is from Anaeromicrobium sediminis.
TTTTTAGACCATTTGATCTTTAAAAAGTTCCATCTTATCTTCTAGTAAATTTTTCAAGTTTTTCCTAGCCCTATTGATTTTGGATTTCACCGTTCCCTCGGAACAACTAAGTATATGGGCTATCTCCTTATAGGAAAATCCATTTATATCCCTTAAAATTATGGCTGTCTTATGGCTATCTCCTAAGGAGTTTATACATTCATGTAGCTCCTTTTTCACCATTTCCCTTTCAACCGTTTTTTCCGTATTGGTTTTATGATCAACAAACTCTCTTTTTATCGTCCCCTCTTCTGTTTCAGTTGGATTATCATAAGAAAGAGTTTTTTTGTTTTTATTCTTCCTTAATATATCTAAGCAAGTATTAGTTACTATCCTATAA
It contains:
- a CDS encoding RNA polymerase sigma factor; translated protein: MLDIEKSLIKKCQSGDVESFELLIKDYEKRAFNIAYRMLGNVEDANDATQEAFIKIYKHINKFKGDSSFSTWLYRIVTNTCLDILRKNKNKKTLSYDNPTETEEGTIKREFVDHKTNTEKTVEREMVKKELHECINSLGDSHKTAIILRDINGFSYKEIAHILSCSEGTVKSKINRARKNLKNLLEDKMELFKDQMV